The Drosophila biarmipes strain raj3 chromosome 2L, RU_DBia_V1.1, whole genome shotgun sequence genome has a window encoding:
- the LOC108029150 gene encoding cytoplasmic protein NCK1 isoform X1: MLEHPQRFVRNIPDSSASSQQYPQQQQHQQQHQHPPQLPQHQNLNLNQNQNQNQIYQYRPQVPVPVPVPCSPAHHQRHSSLSQQQQQQLHHRTLSTASSCSAQHKSVTFGQPALDCGGNGSGSANGSGSGNSSSGSAAGNAGTQPMAGNMKHGKSQEDVCYVVAKYDYAAQGAQELDLRKNERYLLLDDSKHWWRVQNSRNQSGYVPSNYVKKEKPSLFDSIKKKVKKGSGSKTLPNCSPSRQIESPTMSRRLPPDPAEAIGSAVVKYNYQAQQPDELSLTKGTRILILEKSNDGWWRGQSGNSVGWFPSNYTTEDCDNDGEIHTYAMAENVLDIVVALYSFTSNNDQELSFEKGDRLEIVDRPASDPDWYKARNNQGQVGLVPRNYLQELNDYLATPYRNTSASAGNGNGGGSNGGAGGGGGGGNDSMERRNEGNKPAAQSSGQPIERPNLAGKSWYYGAITRSQCDTVLNGHGHDGDFLIRDSETNMGDYSVSLKAPGRNKHFRVHVEQNMYCIGQRKFHSLDQLVDHYQRAPIYTNKQGEKLYLVRSLPKANGT; the protein is encoded by the exons ATGTTGGAACACCCCCAGCGGTTCGTGCGCAACATCCCCGACTCCTCAGCCAGTTCGCAGCAGtatccgcagcagcagcagcaccagcagcagcaccagcatcCGCCCCAGCTGCCGCAGCACCAGAATCTGAATCTcaaccagaaccagaaccagaatCAGATCTACCAGTACCGTCCCCAGGTGCCCGTGCCCGTGCCCGTGCCCTGCTCGCCTGCCCACCACCAGCGCCACTCGTCGCTCtcccagcaacagcaacagcagctgcaCCACCGCACCCTgtccaccgcctcctcctgcAGCGCCCAGCACAAAAGTGTGACCTTCGGCCAGCCAGCGCTCGACTGCGGCGGCAACGGCAGCGGAAGCGCCAACGGAAGCGGTAGCGGCAACTCCTCCAGTGGCAGTGCCGCCGGCAACGCTGGAACCCAACCAATGGCGGGCAACATGAAGCACG GCAAATCTCAGGAAGACGTCTGCTACGTGGTAGCCAAGTACGACTATGCGGCGCAGGGTGCCCAGGAGCTGGACCTGCGCAAGAACGAGCGCTACCTGCTGCTGGACGACTCGAAGCACTGGTGGCGCGTCCAGAACAGCCGCAACCAGTCCGGCTACGTGCCCAGCAACTACGTGAAGAAGGAGAAGCCCTCGCTCTTCGACAG CATtaagaagaaggtgaaaaagGGCTCCGGATCGAAGACGCTGCCCAACTGCTCGCCCTCGCGACAGATCGAGAGTCCAACCATGTCGCGCCGACTGCCCCCCGATCCCGCCGAGGCCATCGGCTCGGCCGTGGTCAAGTACAACTACCAGGCCCAGCAGCCCGACGAGCTGTCGCTGACCAAGGGCACGCGGATCCTCATCCTGGAGAAGTCCAACGACGGCTGGTGGCGCGGCCAGAGCGGCAACTCCGTCGGCTGGTTCCCCAGCAACTACACAACGGAGGATTGTGATAACGACGGCGAGATCCACACCTACGCCATGGCCGAGAACGTGCTCGACATTGTG GTCGCTTTGTACAGCTTCACGTCGAACAACGACCAGGAGCTGTCGTTCGAGAAGGGCGATCGGCTGGAGATCGTGGATCGGCCCGCCTCCGATCCGGACTGGTACAAAGCTCGCAACAATCAGGGCCAAGTCGGTTTAGTTCCACGCAATTATCTCCAAGAGTTGAACGACTACCTGGCCACGCCCTATCGCAACACGAGTGCCAGCGCCGGCAACGGAAACGGAGGAGGCAGCAATGGCGGGgcaggcggcggcggtggcggcggaaACGACTCCATGGAGCGACGCAACGAGGGCAACAAGCCGGCGGCGCAGTCCTCCGGCCAGCCCATTGAGCGGCCCAATCTGGCGGGCAAGTCGTGGTACTATGGAGCCATCACCCGCAGCCAGTGCGACACGGTGCTCAACGGCCATGGCCACGATGGCGACTTCCTCATCAGAGACAGTGAGACTAAC ATGGGCGACTACTCGGTTTCGTTGAAGGCCCCCGGGCGCAACAAGCACTTCCGCGTGCACGTCGAGCAGAACATGTACTGCATCGGGCAGCGGAAGTTCCACTCGCTGGACCAACTGGTCGACCACTACCAAAGAGCGCCCATCTACACGAACAAGCAGGGCGAGAAGCTGTATCTGGTGCGGTCGCTGCCGAAGGCCAATGGCACGTAA
- the LOC108029150 gene encoding cytoplasmic protein NCK1 isoform X2, translated as MSRRLPPDPAEAIGSAVVKYNYQAQQPDELSLTKGTRILILEKSNDGWWRGQSGNSVGWFPSNYTTEDCDNDGEIHTYAMAENVLDIVVALYSFTSNNDQELSFEKGDRLEIVDRPASDPDWYKARNNQGQVGLVPRNYLQELNDYLATPYRNTSASAGNGNGGGSNGGAGGGGGGGNDSMERRNEGNKPAAQSSGQPIERPNLAGKSWYYGAITRSQCDTVLNGHGHDGDFLIRDSETNMGDYSVSLKAPGRNKHFRVHVEQNMYCIGQRKFHSLDQLVDHYQRAPIYTNKQGEKLYLVRSLPKANGT; from the exons ATGTCGCGCCGACTGCCCCCCGATCCCGCCGAGGCCATCGGCTCGGCCGTGGTCAAGTACAACTACCAGGCCCAGCAGCCCGACGAGCTGTCGCTGACCAAGGGCACGCGGATCCTCATCCTGGAGAAGTCCAACGACGGCTGGTGGCGCGGCCAGAGCGGCAACTCCGTCGGCTGGTTCCCCAGCAACTACACAACGGAGGATTGTGATAACGACGGCGAGATCCACACCTACGCCATGGCCGAGAACGTGCTCGACATTGTG GTCGCTTTGTACAGCTTCACGTCGAACAACGACCAGGAGCTGTCGTTCGAGAAGGGCGATCGGCTGGAGATCGTGGATCGGCCCGCCTCCGATCCGGACTGGTACAAAGCTCGCAACAATCAGGGCCAAGTCGGTTTAGTTCCACGCAATTATCTCCAAGAGTTGAACGACTACCTGGCCACGCCCTATCGCAACACGAGTGCCAGCGCCGGCAACGGAAACGGAGGAGGCAGCAATGGCGGGgcaggcggcggcggtggcggcggaaACGACTCCATGGAGCGACGCAACGAGGGCAACAAGCCGGCGGCGCAGTCCTCCGGCCAGCCCATTGAGCGGCCCAATCTGGCGGGCAAGTCGTGGTACTATGGAGCCATCACCCGCAGCCAGTGCGACACGGTGCTCAACGGCCATGGCCACGATGGCGACTTCCTCATCAGAGACAGTGAGACTAAC ATGGGCGACTACTCGGTTTCGTTGAAGGCCCCCGGGCGCAACAAGCACTTCCGCGTGCACGTCGAGCAGAACATGTACTGCATCGGGCAGCGGAAGTTCCACTCGCTGGACCAACTGGTCGACCACTACCAAAGAGCGCCCATCTACACGAACAAGCAGGGCGAGAAGCTGTATCTGGTGCGGTCGCTGCCGAAGGCCAATGGCACGTAA
- the LOC108029121 gene encoding uncharacterized protein LOC108029121 isoform X1 — MAVVRKKQDDKYLLALRELVASGSGGNRQCFDCGQKGPTYVNMTIGSFVCTRCSGVLRGLTPPHRVKSISMATFTQDEIDFLRSHGNELCAKTWLGLWDPKRAVQQQEQRELMMDKYERKRYYLEPASPLKSLANAVNLKSSVPATNHIQNGHHNGYASIHLTPPAAQRTSANGLQKMGNSSSNSSSGNSSSSISRPHHHHHSNHNSSQNNNHDAFGLSGGLSSLNSAGSTSTGALSDTSSCASNGFGADSDFVADFGSANIFDATSARSTGSPAVSSVSSVGSSNGYAKVQPLRAAHLQQQQQQQLQQQLLNGNGSGHQGAENFADFDHAPIYNAVAPPAFHYWISDWSRRGFHDPFDDCDESPPGPGPPVPAPVPAQVPAVSSPLPTVREEPELAWNFWQEEMRIEEQDEEPQPAQQQEPSYSFFDSPPPLSPSNPFLPYLSNEEQHPHPPDKPSYSYLLFSSISNSSQEEPQVEDHEENILNANFHDFFTWSAPLQNGHATSPPKGGSAAMAPSEDRYAALKDLDEQLRELKASESATEAPTPTNGNGQATDAFGALNNNPNPFKGQQQPQLSSHVVNPFQQQQQQQHQNLYGQLTLIPNAYGSSPQQQMGHHLLQQQQQHQQSFFNFNNNGFAMSQGLPNGCGFGSMQPAPVMANNPFAASGAMNTNNPFL, encoded by the exons ACGCGGTCTAACGCCACCACACCGGGTGAAATCCATATCGATGGCCACATTCACACAGGACGAGATCGACTTCCTGCGCTCCCACGGCAACGAGCTGTGTGCCAAGACCTGGCTGGGGCTGTGGGATCCCAAGCGGGCTgtccagcagcaggagcagcgtGAGCTGATGATGGACAAGTACGAGCGCAAGAGGTACTACCTGGAGCCGGCCAGTCCTCTGAAGTCCCTCGCTAATGCTGTCAACCTCAAGTCATCCGTTCCGGCAACGAATCACATTCAGAATGGCCACCACAATGGCTACGCCAGCATCCATCTGACGCCTCCGGCTGCCCAGAGGACGTCGGCCAATGGACTGCAGAAAATGGGCAACTCATCCAGCAACAGCTCCTCGGGAAACTCCTCCTCTTCGATCAGCCGgccccatcatcatcatcacagcaaccacaacagcagccaaaacaacaaTCACGATGCCTTTGGTCTGAGTGGAGGATTGAGCAGCCTGAACAGCGCCGGCTCCACATCCACCGGAGCCCTCTCGGACACCAGCAGCTGTGCCAGCAACGGCTTCGGTGCGGACTCCGACTTTGTGGCCGACTTTGGCTCGGCCAACATCTTCGATGCCACGTCAGCGCGCTCGACGGGATCGCCGGCGGTGTCCTCCGTCTCCTCGGTGGGCTCCAGCAACGGCTACGCCAAGGTGCAGCCCCTCCGGGCAGCCCatctccagcagcagcagcaacagcaactgcagcagcagctcctcaATGGAAACGGAAGCGGTCACCAGGGTGCGGAGAACTTTGCCGACTTTGACCATGCGCCTATCTACAATGCAGTGG CTCCACCAGCTTTCCACTATTGGATCAGCGACTGGAGCAGGCGGGGCTTCCACGATCCCTTCGACGATTGCGATGAGTCGCCACCAGGTCCAGGTCCTCCAGTTCCAGCTCCAGTGCCTGCTCAAGTACCCGCTGTCTCGTCACCACTGCCAACCGTCCGAGAGGAACCAGAGCTGGCGTGGAACTTCTGGCAGGAGGAGATGCGAATAGAGGAGCAGGATGAGGAGCCGCAACCAGCCCAGCAGCAGGAGCCGAGCTACTCCTTTTTCGATAGCCCTCCGCCCCTTTCACCCTCGAATCCCTTCCTGCCCTACCTAAGCAATGAGGAGCAGCATCCGCATCCTCCGGACAAGCCCTCCTATTCGTATTTGTTGTTCAGCTCCATATCAAACAGTTCCCAAGAAGAGCCTCAGGTGGAAGATCATGAggagaatattttaaatgccaATTTCCATGATTTCTTTACGTGGA GTGCGCCCTTGCAGAACGGCCATGCGACAAGTCCGCCCAAAGGCGGAAGTGCAGCCATGGCGCCCAGTGAGGACCGATATGCTGCTCTCAAGGATCTCGACGAGCAGCTGAGGGAGCTGAAGGCCAGCGAATCCGCCACGGAGGCGCCCACGCCCACCAATGGCAACGGCCAGGCCACAGATGCCTTTGGTG CCCTCAACAACAATCCAAATCCCTTCAAgggccagcagcagccgcagctcAGCAGCCACGTGGTGAATCCattccagcagcaacagcagcagcagcaccagaaTCTCTACGGCCAGTTGACGCTCATACCAAATGCCTACGGCAGCAgtccccagcagcagatgggccaccatctcctccagcagcagcagcagcatcaacaGAGCTTCTTCAACTTCAACAACAACGGGTTCGCCATGTCGCAGGGCCTGCCCAACGGCTGCGGCTTCGGCAGCATGCAACCCGCTCCGGTGATGGCCAACAATCCCTTTGCA GCCAGCGGCGCTATGAACACCAACAATCCATTCTTATGA
- the LOC108029121 gene encoding uncharacterized protein LOC108029121 isoform X2 has protein sequence MATFTQDEIDFLRSHGNELCAKTWLGLWDPKRAVQQQEQRELMMDKYERKRYYLEPASPLKSLANAVNLKSSVPATNHIQNGHHNGYASIHLTPPAAQRTSANGLQKMGNSSSNSSSGNSSSSISRPHHHHHSNHNSSQNNNHDAFGLSGGLSSLNSAGSTSTGALSDTSSCASNGFGADSDFVADFGSANIFDATSARSTGSPAVSSVSSVGSSNGYAKVQPLRAAHLQQQQQQQLQQQLLNGNGSGHQGAENFADFDHAPIYNAVAPPAFHYWISDWSRRGFHDPFDDCDESPPGPGPPVPAPVPAQVPAVSSPLPTVREEPELAWNFWQEEMRIEEQDEEPQPAQQQEPSYSFFDSPPPLSPSNPFLPYLSNEEQHPHPPDKPSYSYLLFSSISNSSQEEPQVEDHEENILNANFHDFFTWSAPLQNGHATSPPKGGSAAMAPSEDRYAALKDLDEQLRELKASESATEAPTPTNGNGQATDAFGGKCPSESPHLSVALANWALVFPALNNNPNPFKGQQQPQLSSHVVNPFQQQQQQQHQNLYGQLTLIPNAYGSSPQQQMGHHLLQQQQQHQQSFFNFNNNGFAMSQGLPNGCGFGSMQPAPVMANNPFAASGAMNTNNPFL, from the exons ATGGCCACATTCACACAGGACGAGATCGACTTCCTGCGCTCCCACGGCAACGAGCTGTGTGCCAAGACCTGGCTGGGGCTGTGGGATCCCAAGCGGGCTgtccagcagcaggagcagcgtGAGCTGATGATGGACAAGTACGAGCGCAAGAGGTACTACCTGGAGCCGGCCAGTCCTCTGAAGTCCCTCGCTAATGCTGTCAACCTCAAGTCATCCGTTCCGGCAACGAATCACATTCAGAATGGCCACCACAATGGCTACGCCAGCATCCATCTGACGCCTCCGGCTGCCCAGAGGACGTCGGCCAATGGACTGCAGAAAATGGGCAACTCATCCAGCAACAGCTCCTCGGGAAACTCCTCCTCTTCGATCAGCCGgccccatcatcatcatcacagcaaccacaacagcagccaaaacaacaaTCACGATGCCTTTGGTCTGAGTGGAGGATTGAGCAGCCTGAACAGCGCCGGCTCCACATCCACCGGAGCCCTCTCGGACACCAGCAGCTGTGCCAGCAACGGCTTCGGTGCGGACTCCGACTTTGTGGCCGACTTTGGCTCGGCCAACATCTTCGATGCCACGTCAGCGCGCTCGACGGGATCGCCGGCGGTGTCCTCCGTCTCCTCGGTGGGCTCCAGCAACGGCTACGCCAAGGTGCAGCCCCTCCGGGCAGCCCatctccagcagcagcagcaacagcaactgcagcagcagctcctcaATGGAAACGGAAGCGGTCACCAGGGTGCGGAGAACTTTGCCGACTTTGACCATGCGCCTATCTACAATGCAGTGG CTCCACCAGCTTTCCACTATTGGATCAGCGACTGGAGCAGGCGGGGCTTCCACGATCCCTTCGACGATTGCGATGAGTCGCCACCAGGTCCAGGTCCTCCAGTTCCAGCTCCAGTGCCTGCTCAAGTACCCGCTGTCTCGTCACCACTGCCAACCGTCCGAGAGGAACCAGAGCTGGCGTGGAACTTCTGGCAGGAGGAGATGCGAATAGAGGAGCAGGATGAGGAGCCGCAACCAGCCCAGCAGCAGGAGCCGAGCTACTCCTTTTTCGATAGCCCTCCGCCCCTTTCACCCTCGAATCCCTTCCTGCCCTACCTAAGCAATGAGGAGCAGCATCCGCATCCTCCGGACAAGCCCTCCTATTCGTATTTGTTGTTCAGCTCCATATCAAACAGTTCCCAAGAAGAGCCTCAGGTGGAAGATCATGAggagaatattttaaatgccaATTTCCATGATTTCTTTACGTGGA GTGCGCCCTTGCAGAACGGCCATGCGACAAGTCCGCCCAAAGGCGGAAGTGCAGCCATGGCGCCCAGTGAGGACCGATATGCTGCTCTCAAGGATCTCGACGAGCAGCTGAGGGAGCTGAAGGCCAGCGAATCCGCCACGGAGGCGCCCACGCCCACCAATGGCAACGGCCAGGCCACAGATGCCTTTGGTGGTAAGTGCCCCTCAGAGAGTCCCCATCTTTCTGTGGCCCTCGCTAATTGGGCTCTTGTCTTTCCAGCCCTCAACAACAATCCAAATCCCTTCAAgggccagcagcagccgcagctcAGCAGCCACGTGGTGAATCCattccagcagcaacagcagcagcagcaccagaaTCTCTACGGCCAGTTGACGCTCATACCAAATGCCTACGGCAGCAgtccccagcagcagatgggccaccatctcctccagcagcagcagcagcatcaacaGAGCTTCTTCAACTTCAACAACAACGGGTTCGCCATGTCGCAGGGCCTGCCCAACGGCTGCGGCTTCGGCAGCATGCAACCCGCTCCGGTGATGGCCAACAATCCCTTTGCA GCCAGCGGCGCTATGAACACCAACAATCCATTCTTATGA
- the LOC108029121 gene encoding uncharacterized protein LOC108029121 isoform X3, with the protein MAVVRKKQDDKYLLALRELVASGSGGNRQCFDCGQKGPTYVNMTIGSFVCTRCSGVLRGLTPPHRVKSISMATFTQDEIDFLRSHGNELCAKTWLGLWDPKRAVQQQEQRELMMDKYERKRYYLEPASPLKSLANAVNLKSSVPATNHIQNGHHNGYASIHLTPPAAQRTSANGLQKMGNSSSNSSSGNSSSSISRPHHHHHSNHNSSQNNNHDAFGLSGGLSSLNSAGSTSTGALSDTSSCASNGFGADSDFVADFGSANIFDATSARSTGSPAVSSVSSVGSSNGYAKVQPLRAAHLQQQQQQQLQQQLLNGNGSGHQGAENFADFDHAPIYNAVAPPAFHYWISDWSRRGFHDPFDDCDESPPGPGPPVPAPVPAQVPAVSSPLPTVREEPELAWNFWQEEMRIEEQDEEPQPAQQQEPSYSFFDSPPPLSPSNPFLPYLSNEEQHPHPPDKPSYSYLLFSSISNSSQEEPQVEDHEENILNANFHDFFTWSAPLQNGHATSPPKGGSAAMAPSEDRYAALKDLDEQLRELKASESATEAPTPTNGNGQATDAFGGKCPSESPHLSVALANWALVFPALNNNPNPFKGQQQPQLSSHVVNPFQQQQQQQHQNLYGQLTLIPNAYGSSPQQQMGHHLLQQQQQHQQSFFNFNNNGFAMSQGLPNGCGFGSMQPAPVMANNPFAASGAMNTNNPFL; encoded by the exons ACGCGGTCTAACGCCACCACACCGGGTGAAATCCATATCGATGGCCACATTCACACAGGACGAGATCGACTTCCTGCGCTCCCACGGCAACGAGCTGTGTGCCAAGACCTGGCTGGGGCTGTGGGATCCCAAGCGGGCTgtccagcagcaggagcagcgtGAGCTGATGATGGACAAGTACGAGCGCAAGAGGTACTACCTGGAGCCGGCCAGTCCTCTGAAGTCCCTCGCTAATGCTGTCAACCTCAAGTCATCCGTTCCGGCAACGAATCACATTCAGAATGGCCACCACAATGGCTACGCCAGCATCCATCTGACGCCTCCGGCTGCCCAGAGGACGTCGGCCAATGGACTGCAGAAAATGGGCAACTCATCCAGCAACAGCTCCTCGGGAAACTCCTCCTCTTCGATCAGCCGgccccatcatcatcatcacagcaaccacaacagcagccaaaacaacaaTCACGATGCCTTTGGTCTGAGTGGAGGATTGAGCAGCCTGAACAGCGCCGGCTCCACATCCACCGGAGCCCTCTCGGACACCAGCAGCTGTGCCAGCAACGGCTTCGGTGCGGACTCCGACTTTGTGGCCGACTTTGGCTCGGCCAACATCTTCGATGCCACGTCAGCGCGCTCGACGGGATCGCCGGCGGTGTCCTCCGTCTCCTCGGTGGGCTCCAGCAACGGCTACGCCAAGGTGCAGCCCCTCCGGGCAGCCCatctccagcagcagcagcaacagcaactgcagcagcagctcctcaATGGAAACGGAAGCGGTCACCAGGGTGCGGAGAACTTTGCCGACTTTGACCATGCGCCTATCTACAATGCAGTGG CTCCACCAGCTTTCCACTATTGGATCAGCGACTGGAGCAGGCGGGGCTTCCACGATCCCTTCGACGATTGCGATGAGTCGCCACCAGGTCCAGGTCCTCCAGTTCCAGCTCCAGTGCCTGCTCAAGTACCCGCTGTCTCGTCACCACTGCCAACCGTCCGAGAGGAACCAGAGCTGGCGTGGAACTTCTGGCAGGAGGAGATGCGAATAGAGGAGCAGGATGAGGAGCCGCAACCAGCCCAGCAGCAGGAGCCGAGCTACTCCTTTTTCGATAGCCCTCCGCCCCTTTCACCCTCGAATCCCTTCCTGCCCTACCTAAGCAATGAGGAGCAGCATCCGCATCCTCCGGACAAGCCCTCCTATTCGTATTTGTTGTTCAGCTCCATATCAAACAGTTCCCAAGAAGAGCCTCAGGTGGAAGATCATGAggagaatattttaaatgccaATTTCCATGATTTCTTTACGTGGA GTGCGCCCTTGCAGAACGGCCATGCGACAAGTCCGCCCAAAGGCGGAAGTGCAGCCATGGCGCCCAGTGAGGACCGATATGCTGCTCTCAAGGATCTCGACGAGCAGCTGAGGGAGCTGAAGGCCAGCGAATCCGCCACGGAGGCGCCCACGCCCACCAATGGCAACGGCCAGGCCACAGATGCCTTTGGTGGTAAGTGCCCCTCAGAGAGTCCCCATCTTTCTGTGGCCCTCGCTAATTGGGCTCTTGTCTTTCCAGCCCTCAACAACAATCCAAATCCCTTCAAgggccagcagcagccgcagctcAGCAGCCACGTGGTGAATCCattccagcagcaacagcagcagcagcaccagaaTCTCTACGGCCAGTTGACGCTCATACCAAATGCCTACGGCAGCAgtccccagcagcagatgggccaccatctcctccagcagcagcagcagcatcaacaGAGCTTCTTCAACTTCAACAACAACGGGTTCGCCATGTCGCAGGGCCTGCCCAACGGCTGCGGCTTCGGCAGCATGCAACCCGCTCCGGTGATGGCCAACAATCCCTTTGCA GCCAGCGGCGCTATGAACACCAACAATCCATTCTTATGA